Genomic segment of Gloeocapsa sp. PCC 7428:
ATCCACAAGCGATTTCCGAATGGCTAGCACAAGCACCGCGATCGCATCCTAGACAAACATTAGTCGATCTTAATGGCTTAGAGCGCCTGCCGTACTTACTGGGCGAGATCGCTCAATCTTCTTTCGCCACCCAAAGCCAAGCTTCGTAACAGGATCAATTTAATATGTCTTTGAACGATACTTTTAAAGTAGGGTACGTCTTAAAGCGTTATCCCCGTTACTCAGAAACTTTTGTTGTTTCGGAAATCTTAGCGCACGAAGCTGCTGGACTAGCGATTGAAATTTTTGCTTTACGCCCGCCGGTAGATGCATATTTTCAGAACATTATATCTGAAGTAAGAGCGCCTGTAAAGTATTTGTTATCGTACGACTTGCGAGGGAGTACGTTGTGGGCAGTACTAGAACAGGCAAGCGCGGTCTTACCAGAATTATGGAGCAAACTTGCGATCGCGCGCGGCGAGGACGTTCATGATGTGCATCAAGCGATTCTCTTGGCGTGTGAAGCGCGCAATAGAGGCATCGCCCACCTACACGCCCACTTTGGCACTTCGGCAACAACCGTCGCGCGACTTGCCAGCCACTTCGCGGAAATTCCGTATACCTTCACAGCACACGCCAAAGATATTTTCCACGAAAGCGTGCAACCAGACGATTTATCGCGTAAACTGCACGATGCAGCAGCGGTTGTGACAATCAGTGATTATAATCTCAACTATTTAAACGAAACGTACGGACAAGCAGCCGCCAAAGTTCAACGCATATACAACGGTTTAGATTTAAAGCAATTTTCATACGCGTCGCCGCAACATCGTCCACTACGGATCGTCGGCGTTGGCAGATTAATTGAGAAAAAAGGATTTGCCTATCTAGTTGAAGCTTGCGATCTCTTGCGCGCGCGCGGTTACGAATTTGAGTGTCAAATCGTTGGTGCAGGCGATTTAAGCGAAGACTTACACGCACAAATTGAGACATTAAATCTGCAATCTTGTGTCGAGTTAATTGGTCCGCGTCCGCAGCGTGAAATTATCGATATTGTGCAATCGGCGGCGGTACTTGCAGCGCCGTGCGTTGTTGGTACAGATAGCAACCGCGACGGCATACCTACAGTGTTACTAGAGGCGATGGCTTTAGGTACGCCTTGTATTTCGACAGACGTGACAGGCATTCCCGAAGTCTTGCGGCATCAAGAAACAGGGTTAATGGTACCGCAACACGATGCGATCGCACTTGCCAAAGCACTCGAAAAGTTACTTAGCGATGCGGCATTGCGCGTACAACTCGCAACGCAAGCACGGAAATTAATTGAGACAAATTTTGACATTCACTGCAACGCAGCGCATCTACGCACAATTTTTCGTGCAGCACCCGTCACAGCAATGCAGGAGGTAAGATAATGCGAATAGCGTATATTTGTGCCGATCCAGGAATACCTGTATTCGGTTGTAAAGGTTGCTCGATTCACGTTCAAGAAGTTATTCGGGCATTACGCAAACAAGGGCATCAAGTTGAGTTATTTGCAACGCGCTGGGGCGGAGAACCACCACGCGATTTAAGACACGTTCCCCTTCACCAACTGCCAAAAATCCCCAAAGGCGATCGCGCGCAACGCGAAACCGCTGCCATTTCAGCTAACTTGGACTTACGTTTGGCACTAGAAAATAGTGGCAATTTTGACTTAGTTTACGAGCGTTACTCGCTGTGGAGTTTCACGGGAATGGAATACGCCCGTGCTGTAAACATACCAGGAATATTAGAAGTCAATGCACCACTGATCGAAGAACACGCGCAACATCGAGGATTAGTCAACCGCGAAGCCGCGTATGAGATCGCACAGCGCGTTTTTGGTGCAGCGAGGGCATTGGTTGCCGTATCGCAAGGTGTTGCTGATTATCTTGCAACTTTCCCTGTAGCACAAGGACGCATTCAGGTTATTCCCAACGGTGTCAATCCGCATCGCTTTGCCATCGATCTGACTCCATCGATTCCCACATTGCCAGAAGTTTTCACCGTTGGTTTTGTCGGCACAATGAAGCCATGGCATGGTTTATCAACGTTGATCGAAGCATTTGAGATTCTGCATTGTGCTGATAATACAACACGGCTGTTGATTGTCGGAGATGGTCCAACAAAAGACGAAGTGCTAGCAGACTTAGCAACTCGCGGTTTAACTCATGCGGTTCACCTCACAGGTGCGGTGAGTGCTGAACAAATTCCAGGATTACTCGCTTCAATGGATGTCGCGGTTGCGCCGTATTCTTTGCGATCGCACTTTTACTTTTCGCCGTTGAAAGTTTATGAATATATGGCAGCAGGGC
This window contains:
- a CDS encoding glycosyltransferase family 4 protein, translating into MRIAYICADPGIPVFGCKGCSIHVQEVIRALRKQGHQVELFATRWGGEPPRDLRHVPLHQLPKIPKGDRAQRETAAISANLDLRLALENSGNFDLVYERYSLWSFTGMEYARAVNIPGILEVNAPLIEEHAQHRGLVNREAAYEIAQRVFGAARALVAVSQGVADYLATFPVAQGRIQVIPNGVNPHRFAIDLTPSIPTLPEVFTVGFVGTMKPWHGLSTLIEAFEILHCADNTTRLLIVGDGPTKDEVLADLATRGLTHAVHLTGAVSAEQIPGLLASMDVAVAPYSLRSHFYFSPLKVYEYMAAGLPVIASNIGQISHVLQNRVNGLLYSPGDVLQLAALLYHLRWQPELRSRLGQAARQTVLANHTWDAIVQQTLALVSSSGVEVS
- a CDS encoding glycosyltransferase, producing the protein MSLNDTFKVGYVLKRYPRYSETFVVSEILAHEAAGLAIEIFALRPPVDAYFQNIISEVRAPVKYLLSYDLRGSTLWAVLEQASAVLPELWSKLAIARGEDVHDVHQAILLACEARNRGIAHLHAHFGTSATTVARLASHFAEIPYTFTAHAKDIFHESVQPDDLSRKLHDAAAVVTISDYNLNYLNETYGQAAAKVQRIYNGLDLKQFSYASPQHRPLRIVGVGRLIEKKGFAYLVEACDLLRARGYEFECQIVGAGDLSEDLHAQIETLNLQSCVELIGPRPQREIIDIVQSAAVLAAPCVVGTDSNRDGIPTVLLEAMALGTPCISTDVTGIPEVLRHQETGLMVPQHDAIALAKALEKLLSDAALRVQLATQARKLIETNFDIHCNAAHLRTIFRAAPVTAMQEVR